Proteins from a single region of Streptomyces sp. HUAS 15-9:
- a CDS encoding acyltransferase family protein — protein sequence MIRPGAPEPSTKQAKPRETRLRALDGLRLIAALMVAAYHYGGRDGEVAHAWGTSPRHQFPALHQLFAYGCLGVQVFFVISGFVICMSGWGRPLRSFFASRASRLLPAYWAAIIIVTAVFALPVVAYKAVSPSDFLVNLTMLQQPLGVDRVLGVCWTLWAEVRFYALFALCVVLPGANRRRVIMFCAGWTLAAAIAQGARQPLLDIVLMPEYAPYFIGGVGLYLVHRNRRDAYAWGIVAVSWLIGQHYAVTRLWHPESVHAFSYRGSLGIVLVVTFGFLAVTAIALGWLNWANWRWLTVAGALTYPFYLVHEHLGWVVIEVLHRRLGIPSYGTLLLTVCSMLLLAWLLNRFVEERFTPKLRTALSKPRP from the coding sequence GTGATACGTCCTGGGGCGCCGGAGCCGTCCACCAAGCAGGCCAAGCCCCGCGAGACCCGGCTGCGTGCCCTGGACGGACTGCGCCTGATCGCGGCGCTGATGGTGGCGGCGTACCACTACGGCGGCCGGGACGGCGAGGTCGCGCACGCCTGGGGCACATCACCGAGGCATCAGTTCCCGGCGCTCCACCAGCTGTTCGCCTACGGCTGCCTGGGCGTGCAGGTGTTCTTCGTGATCAGCGGCTTCGTCATCTGCATGAGCGGCTGGGGCCGGCCGCTGCGGTCGTTCTTCGCCTCGCGCGCCTCCCGGCTGCTGCCCGCCTACTGGGCGGCGATCATCATCGTCACGGCGGTGTTCGCGCTGCCTGTGGTGGCGTACAAGGCGGTGTCGCCGAGTGACTTCCTGGTGAACCTGACGATGCTCCAGCAGCCGCTGGGCGTCGACCGGGTGCTGGGCGTGTGCTGGACGCTGTGGGCCGAGGTCCGCTTCTACGCCCTGTTCGCCCTGTGCGTCGTGCTGCCGGGCGCGAACCGCCGCCGGGTGATCATGTTCTGCGCCGGCTGGACGCTCGCGGCGGCCATCGCCCAGGGTGCCCGGCAGCCGCTTCTCGACATCGTGCTGATGCCCGAGTACGCGCCCTACTTCATCGGCGGTGTCGGTCTCTATCTCGTCCACCGGAACCGGCGCGACGCCTACGCCTGGGGCATCGTCGCGGTGAGCTGGCTGATCGGCCAGCACTACGCGGTCACGCGGCTGTGGCACCCGGAAAGCGTGCACGCCTTCTCCTACCGCGGCTCCTTGGGCATCGTGCTCGTCGTCACCTTCGGGTTCCTTGCCGTCACCGCGATCGCGCTGGGCTGGCTGAACTGGGCCAACTGGCGCTGGCTGACGGTGGCAGGCGCCCTCACCTACCCGTTCTACCTGGTCCACGAGCACCTCGGCTGGGTCGTCATCGAGGTCCTGCACCGACGTCTCGGCATCCCGTCGTACGGCACCCTGCTGCTGACGGTCTGCTCCATGCTGCTGCTGGCCTGGCTGTTGAACCGGTTCGTGGAGGAGCGCTTCACGCCGAAGCTGCGTACGGCGCTGTCGAAGCCGCGGCCGTAG
- a CDS encoding alpha-2,8-polysialyltransferase family protein: MTTQIFLASTLYGTATLAAALDSGCFRPADRRILLVCNNAATPETTPGPDEMPGFERLRGRFDDVLSWNETISPFHPGGWAPRPDDAPLWERHLRLLWDLGDDDIELIVESIQVNPALGFCQIFVGAPVTVYADGLMSYGPTRNKIDPLVGTRIDRLLHLDLVPGLKPVLLTEFGVEPEIVRTDAFVKVLAELVDTGDELPAAEEPALLLGQYLSALGILTPEEEENLHVRMLKGAVRLGHTRVVFKPHPSAPARWSRALEREAEKLGADLVVLDTPVLAEVLYQRMRPALVVGCFSTALLTASALYGLPVARVGTDTLLDRLTPYENSNRVPVTIVDALLPELSDREAVTGQSPGMDGTRLGELVRAVAYAMQPKIYPDLRPAAEQYLSRHLNPHTWRYFKRRRLTSLALPGAVPAQLAFIPRNATVRRVARQARLLRRAVGG; the protein is encoded by the coding sequence GTGACCACCCAGATCTTCCTGGCGTCGACGCTCTACGGCACCGCCACGCTCGCCGCCGCCCTCGACTCCGGCTGCTTCCGCCCCGCCGACCGGCGCATCCTGCTGGTCTGCAACAACGCGGCGACACCCGAGACGACGCCGGGCCCGGACGAGATGCCGGGCTTCGAGCGGCTGCGCGGTCGCTTCGACGACGTGCTGTCGTGGAACGAGACCATCTCCCCCTTCCATCCGGGCGGTTGGGCCCCGCGCCCGGACGACGCGCCGCTGTGGGAGCGGCATCTGCGGCTGCTGTGGGACCTGGGCGACGACGACATCGAGCTGATCGTGGAGTCGATCCAGGTCAACCCGGCCCTCGGCTTCTGCCAGATCTTCGTCGGCGCCCCGGTGACCGTCTACGCCGACGGTCTGATGAGCTACGGCCCCACGCGAAACAAGATCGACCCGCTGGTCGGCACGCGCATCGACCGTCTGCTGCACCTGGACCTGGTCCCGGGCCTCAAGCCGGTCCTGCTCACCGAGTTCGGCGTCGAGCCGGAGATCGTGCGGACGGACGCCTTCGTGAAGGTGCTGGCCGAGCTCGTCGACACCGGGGACGAGCTGCCGGCGGCCGAGGAACCGGCCCTGCTGCTCGGCCAGTACCTCTCCGCGCTCGGCATCCTCACCCCCGAGGAGGAGGAGAACCTCCATGTGCGGATGCTGAAGGGCGCGGTCCGGCTCGGCCACACGCGGGTCGTCTTCAAGCCGCACCCCTCCGCCCCGGCCCGCTGGTCGCGCGCCCTGGAGAGGGAGGCGGAGAAGCTCGGCGCCGACCTGGTCGTGCTCGACACGCCGGTCCTCGCCGAGGTGCTGTACCAGCGGATGCGTCCCGCGCTGGTCGTCGGCTGCTTCTCCACCGCCCTGCTCACCGCCTCGGCGCTCTACGGCCTTCCGGTCGCCCGGGTCGGCACGGACACGCTGCTGGACCGCCTGACGCCGTACGAGAACAGCAACCGCGTGCCGGTGACGATCGTGGACGCGCTGCTGCCCGAGCTGTCGGACCGCGAGGCCGTCACCGGCCAGAGCCCCGGCATGGACGGGACCCGTCTGGGCGAGCTCGTGCGGGCCGTCGCCTACGCGATGCAGCCGAAGATCTACCCCGACCTCCGCCCGGCGGCCGAGCAGTATCTGAGCAGGCATCTGAACCCGCACACCTGGCGTTACTTCAAGCGCAGACGTCTGACGTCGCTCGCGCTGCCCGGCGCGGTCCCGGCGCAGCTCGCCTTCATCCCGCGCAACGCCACGGTACGCCGGGTGGCACGGCAGGCACGCTTGCTGAGGCGGGCCGTTGGCGGCTGA